The Candidatus Firestonebacteria bacterium RIFOXYD2_FULL_39_29 genomic sequence GGGCAATACACCTTTTGTCGGCTCAAAATTTAATGTTACTAAAGCCGGTATTCATGCGGACGGGATAATGAAAGATGAGGAAATTTACAATATTTTTGATACCCGGAAGATCTTAAAGAGGGATATTGATGTGGAGATTACCGATAAATCCGGTTTGGCCGGTGTTGCTTTCTGGATTAATTCAAGATTACATCTTGAAGGCGGTACAAAAGTAGGCAAGGACCATCCGGCTGTTAAATCTATAAAATGCTGGATAGATGCAGAGTATGGCGCGGATAGAACCACTTCTATCGCTGAGTCGGAAATGTGGCTTCAGATAGAGCAGCATCTTCCGGAGCTTTTTAATAAAGAGAATAAGAAAAAGTAAATTTAGCGGAGAGTTAATGCAGGACATTGTCAAACTTTTAAAAAATAAAGTGCTGGTTTGTGACGGGGCTATGGGTACCATGCTTCAAAAGTACGGTCTATCGGCGGGAGAATGCCCGGAATATTGGAATTTAACACAAGCCGAAAAACTTGTAGCTGTGCATAAAGAATATCTCGAGGCCGGCGCGGATATTATTATTACGAATACTTTCGGAGCGAGCAGTTTAAAGCTGAGCAAGTTTAATCTGGAAGGAAAGCTCAGGGAGATAAACATTTCAGGCGCTGCAAATGCGAAAGCTGCGGTAAAGAAATCCGGCAGGGATGTTTATGTCGCCGGGGATATCGGACCTACAGGTTCTCTTCTCGAACCTCTCGGATTTTTAAAGATCGAGGAAGCTTATGAAGCTTTTAAAGAACAGGCGCTGGCCTTGCAAGAGGGCGGAGTTGATCTGATAATTATAGAGACTATGATAGCTGTTGAGGAAACAGTGGCGGCTGTCAGGGCGGTAAAAGAAAACACAAAATTGCCCGTGATTGCGTGTATGACTTTTGATGTGCAAGCTAACAAGGATATAAGAAGTGTAATGGGTGTGGATATCGAGACTATGGTAACGGAACTTACGAACGCAGGCGCTGATATTCTCGGGTCTAATTGCGGGAACGGCGTGGAACAAATGGTAGAGGTAATTAAGGCTCTGAGAAGTAAAACCGGTAAACCGCTGATTGCGGAACCGAATGCGGGATTACCAAAACTTAAAGACGGAGTGATCAGTTATGACGGAACTCCGGAGATGCTGGCTTCTTTTACGGAGGCTTTGCTGTCTGCGGGTGCGAATATTATCGGCGGGTGCTGCGGGACAGCGCCGGAACATATAAAACAGATTAAAAATCAGATTGAAAGGAGAAACAAGAAATGAGAAAGGCGATTATTGCGGGTAACTGGAAGATGAATAAAACGGTAGTGGAGGCGCTGGAGCTGGTCAAAGATCTTAGATTTAAACTTGAAGGTGTTTCAGATGTTGAGGTTGTAGTTTGCCCTCCGTTTTTAGCCGTGTATCCTGTTTATCAGTTTTTGAAAGGCAGCAATATTAAAATTGGCGCTCAGAATTGCTACTTTGAAAAAAAAGGCGCTTTTACCGGAGAGGTCTCCCCGTCAATGCTTAAAGAAGCGGGCTGTACTTATGTGATCCTCGGGCATTCGGAGAGGAGACAGTATTTTAAGGAGACAAACGAATTTATAAATAAAAAAGTCAAGGCCGTACTGGCGGAAGGATTACTGCCAATTATTTGCGTGGGGGAAACACTTGAAGAAAGGGAGAAGAACATCTGGAATGAAGTTATTAAAACCCAGGTAACAGGATGTCTTTCCGGTTTTACCAAAGAGGAAGTTTCCAAGATGGTGCTTGCTTATGAGCCGGTATGGGCTATCGGCACCGGTAAAGTAGCGAGTAAAGAACAGGCGCAGGAAGTTCATAAATTTATCAGAGGGTTGGTGGAAAAGCTTTATGATAAACCTGTCGCGGAAGCTGTCCGGATACAGTACGGCGGCAGCGTGAAGCCTGATAATGTTTCGATTTTAATGAGCGAGCCGGATATTGACGGTGCTTTAGTCGGCGGAGCTGCTCTTGAAGCCGAGTCTTTTGTTAAACTTGTAAAATTTGAGAAAAAGTAAATTTAATATAATGCGGGGGAAATGTAAATGGCTATACTGATAACGGTACTTACGATTCTTCATGTAATTTTGTGTCTGCTTTTGATACTCCTGATTCTATTGCAGTCAGGAAAGGGGTCTGATGTGGGTTCAATGCTTGGCGGAGGGGCCTCACAGACGCTCTTTGGTCCTGCCGGAGGTAAGAATATAATGGTCAGGATAACCACAGTAGTGTCAATATTGATACTTTGCACTACTATTGTTCTGGCTAAACTGCCGAAG encodes the following:
- a CDS encoding triose-phosphate isomerase yields the protein MRKAIIAGNWKMNKTVVEALELVKDLRFKLEGVSDVEVVVCPPFLAVYPVYQFLKGSNIKIGAQNCYFEKKGAFTGEVSPSMLKEAGCTYVILGHSERRQYFKETNEFINKKVKAVLAEGLLPIICVGETLEEREKNIWNEVIKTQVTGCLSGFTKEEVSKMVLAYEPVWAIGTGKVASKEQAQEVHKFIRGLVEKLYDKPVAEAVRIQYGGSVKPDNVSILMSEPDIDGALVGGAALEAESFVKLVKFEKK
- a CDS encoding preprotein translocase subunit SecG, giving the protein MAILITVLTILHVILCLLLILLILLQSGKGSDVGSMLGGGASQTLFGPAGGKNIMVRITTVVSILILCTTIVLAKLPKIAGTSQNKIIAELQNEAAGAAGVVTPERTALAKAGKNVTPEAKSATVKTEKNPVTVVPTKLLPVKNSVTQEKKK